The Leclercia sp. S52 genome has a segment encoding these proteins:
- a CDS encoding glycosyltransferase — MSETPQLSLIVAVFNGEKFLSAFFDSIKQQNLSSLELIIVNDGSTDRSAEMIARYASEFSHFRIIDQPNGGVSAARNTGLALATGEYVAFPDIDDVIYPGMYPRLLDIAFAGQLDVATCNGTYIYDDGRPSKKIFPSDKLSSTGVLEGPEWLQMALASRKFLHVTWLNIYRHAFIKAQGFTFEHGLRHQDIPWTTEVLLTAKRVQYIDEVYYDYLIHSASVSHTPGTDDTRMRSSRHYMKILEMLDAINKRYPEQVKRVPACRWQIAKEGLGILHSINNIEDSAKKREITQELFDRGIWSMIWQNARGLRQRWRLGRRYFRLKKIIG; from the coding sequence ATGTCTGAAACGCCTCAATTAAGCCTCATCGTCGCCGTTTTTAATGGCGAAAAATTTCTGAGCGCTTTTTTTGACAGCATTAAACAGCAGAATTTATCGAGCCTGGAACTCATTATTGTTAATGACGGCTCAACGGATCGCTCAGCTGAAATGATCGCCCGCTATGCCAGTGAATTTAGCCATTTCCGGATAATCGACCAGCCAAATGGCGGCGTATCGGCCGCGCGTAATACCGGTCTTGCCCTGGCGACCGGCGAATATGTCGCCTTCCCCGATATTGATGACGTTATTTACCCTGGCATGTACCCGCGCCTGTTGGATATCGCCTTTGCGGGCCAGCTGGATGTAGCGACCTGTAACGGCACCTATATTTATGACGATGGCCGTCCATCGAAAAAGATTTTTCCGTCCGACAAGCTGTCTTCTACAGGGGTGCTGGAAGGCCCGGAGTGGCTGCAGATGGCGCTGGCCTCGCGCAAGTTCCTGCACGTCACCTGGCTGAATATCTATCGCCACGCCTTTATCAAAGCGCAGGGCTTTACCTTCGAACACGGCCTGCGTCATCAGGATATTCCCTGGACTACGGAAGTGCTGCTGACGGCCAAACGCGTACAGTATATTGACGAAGTCTATTACGACTATCTGATCCACTCTGCATCGGTATCGCACACGCCAGGCACCGACGACACGCGGATGCGCTCTTCGCGCCACTATATGAAAATCCTCGAAATGCTGGATGCCATCAACAAACGCTACCCGGAACAGGTGAAGCGTGTTCCGGCCTGCCGGTGGCAAATTGCCAAAGAGGGATTGGGTATTCTGCACAGCATTAACAATATTGAAGACAGCGCGAAAAAACGCGAAATCACCCAGGAACTGTTCGATCGCGGCATCTGGTCGATGATCTGGCAAAACGCGCGCGGTTTGCGTCAGCGCTGGCGTCTGGGACGTCGTTACTTCCGCCTTAAAAAAATCATCGGCTAA